The following are encoded in a window of Cyprinus carpio isolate SPL01 chromosome B18, ASM1834038v1, whole genome shotgun sequence genomic DNA:
- the LOC109109404 gene encoding LOW QUALITY PROTEIN: acetylcholinesterase-like (The sequence of the model RefSeq protein was modified relative to this genomic sequence to represent the inferred CDS: inserted 2 bases in 1 codon), with protein sequence MVLFGTTLIVVTLHSIMPIVSGRLKSETQQTGTPIMIFNIPNTEHKETHESLDDVVLDESALNPFKSLEFYARADEFSRNTVAESTDMHSVADSISTRTECEGSNILHKEPEMDEKLNKVGCDGECIINSLDNTSSDDFENTSSGDPVVITHLGRVRGRTLDKAHVFYGIPYADPPXGDKRWAPPSSVSPWTYTYDATFPRPACMQVCAGEFSRMCPPKVSEDCLYLNIFVPVSVNLSLPIVTALPVMVWIHGGDFIAGSASKPLYDGRFISNYSNTVVVNMEYRLGAFGFLVTGKDPESSAVGNYGILDQQAALRWVQENIAAFGGDPNKVTLFSESAGAQSVCLHLMMQSSEYLFRHAAIQSLPFSLPLKTRWDAMKLGWDFAKLTNCSAFDLPCLRSLSSHDVLDAQVKSGSKIINPFRFLEVFETWGPFIDGELIQEQPITAFQTGHWQSYKPVILGTTSEEGVTFVYSVFNRSVSTLECVLYTAAIFKQHALKILHKYIPFFPNQDRRVMLSQIVTDYMFLCPTRCSARSGVRVGGAVWLYVFDHAPSDHNIWAGRPFCYNHTCHGAELPFLFDSAPSTNFTLTPQETLLANRMACYWGTFAHTGDPNSRSEQTHFCTQQRLPVWPRYTAPEGWPILNLTLPSHPQHGDRDHFCDFWDRLDIY encoded by the exons ATGGTGTTGTTTGGCACTACATTGATTGTGGTCACGCTACATTCAATTATGCCAATTGTGAGTGGAAGACTGAAAAGTGAAACTCAACAAACTGGGACTCCGATTATGATTTTCAACATCCCAAACACTGAACATAAAGAAACACATGAGAGCTTGGATGATGTTGTTCTAGATGAATCCGCTTTAAACCCGTTTAAGAGTCTAGAGTTTTATGCTCGTGCTGATGAATTTTCAAGAAACACTGTGGCTGAATCGACTGATATGCATTCAGTAGCTGATTCCATATCAACCAGAACTGAATGTGAAGGTAGTAATATTCTACACAAGGAGCCTGAGATGGATGAGAAGTTGAATAAGGTGGGATGTGATGGTGAATGCATAATTAATTCACTGGATAACACCTCCTCCGATGACTTCGAAAATACCTCTAGTGGAGATCCAGTCGTCATTACGCATCTCGGGCGAGTTCGTGGCCGTACTCTGGATAAAGCTCATGTGTTTTATGGGATTCCTTATGCAGACCCTCC GGGGGACAAACGCTGGGCTCCTCCTTCATCCGTGTCACCTTGGACGTACACGTATGACGCCACATTTCCCCGTCCTGCTTGCATGCAGGTGTGTGCTGGTGAGTTCTCTCGGATGTGTCCTCCTAAG GTTAGCGAGGACTGCCTGTATCTAAACATCTTTGTTCCTGTGAGTGTCAACCTGTCGTTGCCGATAGTAACGGCCCTGCCGGTGATGGTGTGGATTCACGGCGGTGATTTCATCGCTGGCTCCGCCTCCAAACCTCTATATGACGGCCGCTTCATCAGTAACTATAGCAACACAGTAGTTGTAAACATGGAGTATCGTCTTG GTGCTTTTGGCTTCTTAGTCACAGGCAAAGATCCCGAGAGCTCTGCAGTGGGGAATTATGGGATTCTAGACCAGCAGGCAGCACTGCGCTGGGTCCAAGAAAACATTGCAGCTTTTGGAGGAGACCCAAATAAG GTTACTCTGTTTAGCGAGAGCGCTGGAGCCCAATCAGTGTGTCTTCATCTGATGATGCAGAGCAGCGAGTATTTGTTTAGACATGCAGCCATACAGAGTTTACCATTCTCTTTGCCACTGAAAACCAG ATGGGATGCGATGAAACTGGGCTGGGATTTTGCTAAACTGACAAATTGCTCAGCATTTGATCTGCCCTGTCTGCGCTCTCTCAGCTCACATGACGTGCTCGATGCCCAGGTTAAGTCAG GTTCTAAGATCATCAACCCCTTCCGTTTCCTGGAGGTCTTTGAGACATGGGGACCATTCATTGATGGAGAGCTGATCCAggaacagccaatcacagccttCCAAACAGGCCACTGGCAGAGTTATAAGCCTGTTATACTTG GTACAACCTCTGAGGAAGGCGTGACCTTTGTGTACAGCGTTTTCAACCGGTCCGTATCAACGCTGGAATGTGTGCTCTACACTGCCGCCATTTTTAAGCAACATGCGCTTAAAATTCTGCACAAATACATTCCTTTCTTCCCAAACCAGGACAGAAGAGTGATGCTTTCACAA ATTGTCACGGATTACATGTTTCTGTGTCCGACTCGATGTTCTGCTCGCTCTGGAGTGAGAGTCGGTGGAGCCGTTTGGTTGTATGTATTTGACCACGCTCCATCTGATCACAACATATGGGCGGGGCGTCCGTTCTGCTACAATCATACCTGCCATGGGGCGGAGCTTCCCTTTCTGTTTGACTCCGCTCCCAGCACTAACTTCACACTTACACCTCAAGAGACCCTTCTGGCCAATCGGATGGCGTGTTACTGGGGAACATTTGCCCACACGGGGGACCCAAACTCTCGAAGTGAACAGACTCACTTCTGCACACAGCAGAGGCTGCCGGTTTGGCCTCGGTACACGGCTCCAGAGGGCTGGCCCATCCTGAACCTGACTCTACCCTCACACCCACAGCACGGGGACAGGGATCATTTCTGTGACTTCTGGGATCGGCTGGACATCTATTGA
- the LOC109077136 gene encoding GLIPR1-like protein 1 isoform X1 has translation MDSLGGLLLRISVLLYCSCCVQALLPGITEPEFIRRCVQAHNTQRSRTSPPAASARSMVRQVFRTQSWDNELAKGARDRARHCKASHHPGLAHFGHPLLGWMGENIWLGAPFSAFSVENAIHRWSKGGAYSLRNNNCSHLCGHYAQLMWSTSFKLGCAVNVCSKGIENFSSHPESTIFVCNYGDTGQVHGVTPYIAGVACSGCGSEICRDNVCRYDWFPGWDYGPPSSAYSTSYWLTNLGMCLLGVCWLLHFYATH, from the exons ATGGACTCTCTCGGCGGTCTCCTCCTGCGGATATCGGTGCTTCTGTACTGCTCCTGCTGCGTTCAGGCGCTCTTACCGGGAATAACGGAGCCCGAGTTCATCCGCAGGTGTGTGCAAGCGCATAACACGCAGCGCTCGCGCACCTCTCCACCTGCGGCCAGCGCGCGCTCAATGGTAAGACAGGTGTTCAGGACGCAG TCCTGGGACAATGAATTGGCCAAAGGTGCCAGAGACCGAGCGAGACACTGCAAGGCCTCTCATCACCCTGGGCTGGCACATTTTGGGCACCCGCTGCTTGGGTGGATGGGCGAGAACATCTGGCTGGGTGCTCCGTTTTCAGCCTTCTCAGTGGAGAACGCCATACACAGATGGAGCAAAGGCGGCGCTTACTCACTCAGAAATAACAACTGCTCGCACTTGTGCGGCCACTATGCACAG TTAATGTGGTCTACAAGCTTCAAGCTGGGCTGTGCAGTAAATGTGTGCTCTAAAGGAATCGAAAACTTCTCCTCTCACCCGGAATCCACTATTTTCGTGTGCAATTATGGTGATAC GGGACAGGTTCATGGTGTTACTCCATATATAGCAGGTGTGGCCTGCAGCGGTTGTGGGTCAGAGATCTGCCGAGACAACGTCTGTA GATATGATTGGTTCCCTGGGTGGGATTATGGCCCGCCCTCTTCAGCCTACAGTACTTCCTACTGGCTGACTAATCTTGGAATGTGTCTACTAGGAGTTTGCTGGTTACTCCACTTTTATGCAACACATTAA
- the LOC109077136 gene encoding GLIPR1-like protein 1 isoform X2, giving the protein MDSLGGLLLRISVLLYCSCCVQALLPGITEPEFIRRCVQAHNTQRSRTSPPAASARSMSWDNELAKGARDRARHCKASHHPGLAHFGHPLLGWMGENIWLGAPFSAFSVENAIHRWSKGGAYSLRNNNCSHLCGHYAQLMWSTSFKLGCAVNVCSKGIENFSSHPESTIFVCNYGDTGQVHGVTPYIAGVACSGCGSEICRDNVCRYDWFPGWDYGPPSSAYSTSYWLTNLGMCLLGVCWLLHFYATH; this is encoded by the exons ATGGACTCTCTCGGCGGTCTCCTCCTGCGGATATCGGTGCTTCTGTACTGCTCCTGCTGCGTTCAGGCGCTCTTACCGGGAATAACGGAGCCCGAGTTCATCCGCAGGTGTGTGCAAGCGCATAACACGCAGCGCTCGCGCACCTCTCCACCTGCGGCCAGCGCGCGCTCAATG TCCTGGGACAATGAATTGGCCAAAGGTGCCAGAGACCGAGCGAGACACTGCAAGGCCTCTCATCACCCTGGGCTGGCACATTTTGGGCACCCGCTGCTTGGGTGGATGGGCGAGAACATCTGGCTGGGTGCTCCGTTTTCAGCCTTCTCAGTGGAGAACGCCATACACAGATGGAGCAAAGGCGGCGCTTACTCACTCAGAAATAACAACTGCTCGCACTTGTGCGGCCACTATGCACAG TTAATGTGGTCTACAAGCTTCAAGCTGGGCTGTGCAGTAAATGTGTGCTCTAAAGGAATCGAAAACTTCTCCTCTCACCCGGAATCCACTATTTTCGTGTGCAATTATGGTGATAC GGGACAGGTTCATGGTGTTACTCCATATATAGCAGGTGTGGCCTGCAGCGGTTGTGGGTCAGAGATCTGCCGAGACAACGTCTGTA GATATGATTGGTTCCCTGGGTGGGATTATGGCCCGCCCTCTTCAGCCTACAGTACTTCCTACTGGCTGACTAATCTTGGAATGTGTCTACTAGGAGTTTGCTGGTTACTCCACTTTTATGCAACACATTAA